Genomic segment of uncultured Desulfobacter sp.:
ATGCTTACAGTTAAGCAGGTCTTGTTCAATTTCAGGCCAGTGCTTTGCCAGGTAATTCCCGAGTTGGCCGGTTTTCATACCGTCTACCCCGGGGGCACCTTTGTTCGCACAAACCTGTTTCCATGCCCGGATAATGTTGTTGCGCTCAAGGATCATTTCCATTAACCGGTCGTTGTTTCCCAGACTTTCGGCAATCTGTGACGCTGGGAACAGTTCCATCTGCTGTGGCCGTCTGTTCACAAGTACACACCTCCTATTTGTCATAATCATTTACCCGGACCTTTCGGCCCAGGCACCGTTCAGGCCTTTACCGGGGTGAGGCCTCCCCGTCTTTAGGGGGCTCGTTTCCTCCGGCTACTATGCCTTCTGCTGACTTCTCCCATGCGGTCAGGACCGGTTACCCGGCCCTCAGCCGTTTTTGGCACAGGGGAGATCTCCCGGGGTAAACACATGTCTTTCAGTACGTGAATGCCGGGTTTACGGACATACCCTGTAATGGATAGAGGACTTTACCTTGTTGTGCAGGCTCGTCCCGGTATGTGCGCCTCATACCCGATTTCTGTTCGTCACCCCGTACTTTTGCGGTGCCCTGCCTCGGCAGGACGGCTTCCTTCAGAAGTACCGTCACCGGTACCCCGTTGCCAGACCACTACACCCTTCGCCTCCATCAGGCTGGGTCTAAGACTTGCCAAATGTATTGGAATTCTATACATTTGACTCACTTTTAAGAACATGTGCCGTGCCCGGCACACACAATCCGCTACAGGCCTACTCGGGGAGCTATCGGCCTTTCGGAAGTGCTCGGTTTTTGAAGAAATTTGGCTTTTACAACCTGCTCGGCTTTATGCCCCGGTCGGCTGAGCTACCCGTTACATTTAATACATTAAAAAGTTCTCTGGATCTGCCAGGAGTTAGCCGTCTATTTTGATTCAAGACTTTGTTCGTAAGCGCTCAAAGAACCCCATCTACAAATCGTTAACGCGACATGAGAAGGTGAGCCAATTTCAATTAGCGGAGGTTCATCATATGTCAGCAACAAAGAAGAAAAACCAAAAGCTTAGCAAATTTTGGGAGTACCATATTAAACAATGGTCTGAATCGGGCATGTCCCAAAATGCATACTGTAGAAAAAATGATTTAAGGCCTAATCAATTTACGTATTGGAAAATCAAACTCAAAAGCCAGGCACTTGTTCCTGACTTTGTTCAGGTCCCTTCAACGCAATTTAGCCCCAAAACAAGCGTGTTTTCCCAAATACAACACTCATGAGCAATCGGTCGTTTGAGCTATGATTTTTATCGCCAATTGTCATCAGGCAGACGAACTGCTCCCCATATTTTTGAGTCATACCGATTGTGTTGTGGTTCATTTTTTTTAAATCCTTTTAAAAGCTACCGGTTTAGGACTCGCCATTGCAAACCATTTGCAATAACTATCCGGTGGGAGAAAGATCACGTAACCCGGACGGTCTTCATGAAGTCAAAGTACTTGAACATGCTTGTAAGACGATCATTATAACCAATGATTCGATATTTTATGGCCCTGCCGGATCGCAAGATTAAACAGGGGATGTTTATAAATGTCTGGATGAACCGCTTGAATTCCATGCGGATTATTGAAAGACCTAATGCCCGATATGGCATCAGCAGCCCATACCAGGCTTTCAGATCCCATGCCAAAGAGGCGATAACCATATAGGCCCAGTTGGCATTTAGAGAATCCGACGGGTTCTCCATAGCACGTACACCATGTTTCAACTGGTCAATATCATTCTCGTGATCAGCCCGTTTTCGGTAAAAATCCACCAACTGCTCGGCCGATTTTTTCCAATCGTTGGTGATATAAAAAAAGTAACGAACATCATCAAACAGCAGACGTTCACCTTTATACTCGTTGATCGTTTTGCGCAGAACGATCATCCGGTAGGGCTTCCGACATTTACCCGGCTTATATTTAAATTCGGCTATATGTTCACATGCGGTCTCCAAGCGTTTAAATTTGCGTTTTTTAACCACTTCACGTTTAACATTTTCCGGGCGTTGTCTGGGAACTGTTTTAATCGACCGAGGCGGTTTTTCAAATACAATCCAGTCAGACTCCGAGAGATTATTGGCCTGTTTGACCAAATTTGATCTGGCATCCATGCCAAATATAAAGGAACAGCGCTGATCCCATTTATCAAAGTTAGTGGTAAGACTAAAATCAGTATCACCCCGAACGTATAATTTTTTGAAAGTACCTTCCAGCAAATCAAGTGCCTTATCCACCCACTGCGCAGAACCAAGGTGGGACGGAGCATTACCTGACCGGTTGATAATGTATAGAGGCTCCCTTGTTTTTTCCAAAGAGACGACCAATGGAGCATATCCCCACGTCCCTTTGTAAGAGATATCCATGCCCTGTTTGCACTCGCCGGTTGTCCCACTGATAGTACCGTCGATATTAATAATGGCTGCTTTCTTGAAATTTTGTGGCTGCTTTTCCCATATCTTTTTTCGGATGGTATTTTTTATATCCATCAGAGTCACAATATCTTCCGGGGAAAACCGGCGTAAAAAATCTCCTGCCGTAGTGGGATCAGGGATAAGTTTTGCATCCAGCGCATTAAGCCAGGCTTCATTATTTCTGAGTAGTTCAATATCCTGGAGGCAAGTACCGCCGGCAAGAATATTATATGCCATATTGGCGATATGATCTGATTCGTGATATGGCAGATGGCGTTTTAGCAACTCGAGCTCTTTATCTATCTCTTTCAGGAGGCCAGTCCTTTTTGCAAGCATATGAATCAGGCCTATGCCGCCGTGAGCAACCCCTTGGAGACGACCGTCAATCTCGTATTGAATGTTGGACGCCTTTAACATAGGAGTCGGCTGTTCCGTCCAATTTCTTTTGTTAAGTTTTTTGCTGATTTTTTTCTTGCGTTTTGCCAATTTTTTGCTGATATTCTTATTCACTCGAAACGTCCTTTCAACTTTGTATAGTTTGTTGTGGAAAACTCATTATACTCTTTATTGTTAGGCGTTTCGAGACTTTATCTTCTTTTTTATTACTTATTTCACGCTTGTTTTGGGTTTAGCCAGGTGCTAAGCCTTTCTGAACCCAAAGGCTTAAAATTGAATACAGATAACGGATTTCAGATCGAAATACCGGATGGATTTTCCCAAACAACCCTGGTCCAGGTGCTTGATGTTTTGAGGCGGTGCTGATGTTTTCTCCCACTCAGAATTTAACAATTCATATCGCACTTGGAAGCACTGATATGCGCAAGTCCATTGATGGGTTATCCATACTTGTGAGCGAAAAATTAAATTTGGATCCACTCTCAGGACAGATGTTCGTATTTTGTAATCGGAAACGGAACATATTGAAAATCCTGTATTGGGATCGCAATGGATTTTGTCTTTGGCACAAGCGGCTTGAAAAGGATTATTTTCAATGGCCCAAGTCAAAAGAGCAGATTTTGACTATCGGTGCAAAAGAACTTTCATGGTTGATGGACGGGCTCTCAATTCATCAGAAAAAGGCACATAAATCATTAAAATATTCGTCTGTATTTTGACTATAAAAATTGGTAAAAAGTGCGTGGTTGTGGTATATACAGCGCATGAACAAAGAGGCTTTAGCGACCATAAATGACGTTGAAAAATTAAAAGAAATGATGGTTTCTTTTATCAGTGATTTTTCAGATAGAGAGCACAGCTATAAAGCCGAAATCAAAATTCTCAACGAACAGATTAAAAGCCTTCGGGACCAACTTTTTGGAAAAAAGACCGAAAAAATCCATAAGGATGACGGTCAACTATCTCTTTTCGATACTTTTGAACCGGATACGCCCATATTGGACGAACCTGAAGAAATTAGCGTGCCTGCCCATAATCGAAAGAAGCCTGGTCGCAAGCCTTTGCCTGAAAATCTTCCACGGATTGAAGTAATCCACGATTTGACTGAGGAAGAAAAACTATGTGCCTGTGGCTGCATGAAATCCCGTTGCGGCAAGGAAGAATCTGAACAGCTTGAGATTATTCCGGCACAGATGAGAGTAATTAGAAACATCCGTTATAAATACGCTTGTAAAAACTGCGAAGGTGTTGAAGATGATGGTCCGACAGTGTCCATCGCCAGAATGCCGGAGCAAATGATCCCCAAAAGTATTACAACTCCAGGACTTCTGGCTCATATCCTGACAGCCAAATTTGCTGATGCTTTGCCCTTTTACCGGCAGGAAAAGCAGTTTCAGCGAATTGGAGTAGACATTCACAGATCCAATATGTGCAATTGGGCCATGAAAGTGGCCCAGGCCTGTGAAATCCTGCTGGAATATATGAAAGGCGAAATCCTTAACGGTCCGGTGATCAATATCGATGAAACAACGGTCCAAGTTCTGAAAGAACCGAAACGTTCAAAATGCTATATGTGGGTGTTCAAAGGAGGGGCGCCAGACAATCCCATTATTCTGTTCCAGTACCATCCGACTCGCTCCGGGGATGTCGCCCGTAAATTTTTGAACGGTTATCAAGGTATCGTCCAGACGGATGGCTATGGTGCTTATGACTTTCTTGATCATATTGTGGGAATTATTCATATTGCTTGCTGGATACACGCCCGTCGAAAATTCATGGCTGTGGTCAAAGCTGCCGGAAATAAAAATGGCAAACCCACAGGGATCGCCGGCAAAGCCCTGAAGTACATCAGCAAATTATACAAAATAGAGAAAGAGGCCAGAGAACTTGGCTTGTCTGCTGAGGGACTTTACCGGAAAAGACAGGAACAAGCCTTGCCCATCCTTGATGAATTTAAAAAATGGTTGGATGCTCAAATTGAGAAGGTGCCGCCCCAAAGTCTTCTTGGCAAGGCCATCAACTACACCCTTAATCAATGGCATCGGTTGGTCCTGTATACGGAAAGTGGCTTGGTAATGCCGGATAATAATGTGGTTGAAAATGCCATAAGACCCTTTGTGGTTGGTAGAAAGAACTGGTTATTTTCCTGTACATCCGAGGGCGCCAGTGCCAGTGCCTGCATTTACAGTCTGATCGAAACCGCTAAGGCCAATGGACTTGAACCTTACTGGTACCTCAAATTTCTCTTTGAAAATTTACCGGAAGCCATGACAGCAGACGAATTTAAAGCCTTAATGCCACAAAACTTGGATAAAAATTTGCTGGAATCCAACCATACAACACCCCGCCAGGCTTAAAAAGGTGCGGTTAATGCACCGCTTACCTTTGTTCTATAAAATTTAATCTTGCGTTTCCCTGCCGGGGATGTTTAATCTCCAATTAAATTGACCTCTCATCTTTTGCCCTGATAAATATCAAAATCGTATATTATCAAGGCAAAGTTATCTGATACTAAATGGTTATACTTATGGTTACAATGAATGAAAACCTAATCAAATATTGTGAAAAATATGAGGAAGGGATTAATAAAGGCGATTCGATCATAGCGAACAAAGCCCATGATAAAATCTCTACATTGCTATCAGGACTGACTGATGATGAAAAATCTATCAGACTTCCTCATTTATGTAATCACGAAAATGAAGCCGTAAGACTATGGTCTGCTACTTACCTGCTGGGGCTAAATGAAAAATTAGCTTTGGCAACAATCAGCTCTATTATCAACCAAGAATCTTTACTTGGTCTGGTAGCAGAAATAGTACTTGATCAATGGAAAACAGGAACTCTAATATTGTCGAAAGAATAAAGAAATTTTCGTATAATCATGTGTTCCAGTGGATCGGGCGACAGCGCGCCTTTGTTAACCGCTGCCTTTTATCAACCAATTTCGTTCTCTGGTCGGTCGTCGCGTTTTGCCGCCCGCCCACTGAACACCGCGTTATATCCAGATAGGAACCTAAATGTCCACATTCTTACACTACATTAGAACTTGGTTTTACCAGAAATTTAATTTTCCCATTGGCATTGCTATAATTTCATGCTTCTTTGGTATCCCATCCATAATTGAGCTGATTATAGCCCTGAAATCAATAGGAATATTTTCGGGTTATTCATTCCTATACTTGTTGATCCCAGTTGGTACGATTCTTACCTGTATCGGCTTAATCATTAAAAAGGGATGGGCTTGGAATTTCGCGGTACTAATTAATTCATACATACTTATTTTTGGTTTACTGGATGCATTACGGCAATATTTCTACACTGAAACTGCCGGTGATATCAAAAGACTATCATTTGCAATTGTACTAAATGTCATTATTCATGGACCGATTTATTATTATCTCTTGCACAAAGACGTCAAAAAACTCTATCCTCCTTCTGCAACCTCACTTTTCGTTATCGGCTTGTTTTTAATGTCATTCATGGTGGTTAATTACACAGATGCGATTCACGGTTATTTTAAAATACTTTTATTTATTATAGGCTTGGCCATTTTGATAAAAGGGAAACAAATTAGGAATGCAGAAATCTAAACGCTGTTGATATAACCCATTCACTGGACGGGACCGCGAGCAGCTCAGTCGCCTTTTTCAAGCTCTGTGGCGCAGCCCGTCAGTTCAACCGTTATAAGCTTATTGGTAAACAGACCAAAAATGAAAGAATATCTGAAATACTCTGATATCATAGATTGGAATAACCCAAAGATCCTTTCAAAAGCAAAAGAGCTATCTGCCAATAAATCTTCTGTTGTAGATGTTGCAAAATCATGTTTTGAATGGGTCAGGGATCATATCAAGCATATTGGTGATTACAACATACAAACTGTTGCCTGCTCTGCCTCAGAAGTACTCAAGTCTGGTTCTGGCATTTGTTATGCTAAAAGTCATTTATTGGCAGCTTTGCTCAGAGCGAATGAAATACCTGCCGGCTTTTGCTATCAAAGACTCAGCATAGATGAAAATGGGGCATCATACTATTTGCATGGCTTGAATGCAGTACATCTTCCGAATTTTGGCTGGTATCGAATCGATTCTCGTGGAAATAGAATGGGAATAAATTCTCAATTTAAACCACCCGTAGAACACTTAGCATTTTCAATTCAGTTTGAAGAAGAAATTGACTTCTCAAAGATATTGTCTGAACCTCTGCCAATAATAATTTCAGCATTAAAAAAACATCAAACAAAAGATGAACTCTGGAGTAACTTACCAGACGCACAAGCAATATAGGATAAACTTAAACACGCTTATAACAAATAAAGGCTTTTAGGTTGCCAACGCATCATATAATTGTTTTCATATTCATTTATTACAAAAAATCCAAAACGATCATAAATCCGTTTTGCAGCTGCGCCTTTTAAAACCAAAAGTGTTACAGGGACCATCTTGTTTTCCGCGAGATCAAGCACTTGACTGACGAGTTTAGAGCCTATGCCTTGCCCTTGATATTCAGGTAAAATTTGCATTTGGTGTAAATGCAGCTCCTTGGTCTTTGGAATAACCTTAATGACGCCGACATCTATTTGATTTATCTCTACTATTTTTGCGTTTTGGATCTCATCTGCTGCTCGTTTCCATTGTTCATCTTCGTTCCAGCCAAAAGTGTTATCAAAATCCTTTTTCATAGTTTGTGTTCTTAACTGGAAAATGAATTCGATATCATCATTGGTTGCATTTCTTAAATTAAAATCTGTATCGTTTGTTTTCATAGTCTAATCATTTATTATAAAATAAATTTGCCTTGATAATAGACAATTTTGATATTTATCGGGGTAAAGGATGACAGATCAATTTAATTGGAGATTAAACATCTCCGACAAAGAAAGGCAAGATTAAATTTTATATATTATTATCCTCCATCAATAAAATAGATGCAGGCGCAATATGTTGTGCCCAGCACCACTCCCCGAAAAGTGAGCTTTGATAGACATAATCAACACTCTAACGAGCTGTTCAAGGGCAGCGAGATACGGGATAGTCATCCCCTGCAACAGCAATGTTCTGCGTAATGCTCATGTTAGTTTCACTGTAACAAAAAACGTAGCATTTGAATAACTCGTAATCATTGTAATAATACCTTCTTTTTTAGGATTATATTTATTTATTAATACCTCTAATTTATCATGAGAAACCGGTGTATTGAACAAATCAAGAATTTCATCTTTTTTTCTGTAATCATGGACAGTTGGAAGCCGTCCTTCAAGAATATCACTTGCATACAAGAGCAAAGCTCCTTTTCCATTTGAAAGAAAACACTCTTTAAATAGTTTTGATAGTTGAACTAAATTTGAATCAAGAAGTGATAAAGCTTTATCTCTTTGGTTATTTGCTAACATATCGTTTATTATTCATCCTTATTCACTCGCTGTGTTTTATAGACGATCAAAAGACATTTCCCTTTTCGAACGGGATAACATCCGAAAAGTAAGAATAACAGATCGGCATAAATGTAAAAAGATCAATTATGAAATAATTAACATCATCAGGAAAGACTTATATTTTTTTTCAGATGGTCACATAGTTGACTGAGCGTCCATGGTATTAGCCTTCATTTTTTTAAAATGGGCCAACCACCAGATTTTGTGGTTCTGGAAATTTGGTCAATAGCGACAGGTCATAGACAAATTGCTCGCTTCAAACAGAGGCAGGAGTATAATATATTAAATTTACAGTTGCAATTTCAAGCTGGGAATGATTATCTCCCCAAAAAATGATTTTTAAATATTAAATTTTGAAGGAAAAAAGATGAAGAAAAACGAAATTTTTCTGAAACTACTATTGGCAACAATTTTTATTCTTTTCGTCACGTCTAATTCATTTGCATCAGTAATATCTGAACCATTCTATAATTTGAGGGCATTCACCCAAACAGATCTTGATTTTTTTCTTACATTTACAGGCTCAGGAGATACAAATGGGATTTCCTTACGAACTACAGCTGATATTCCTGGACAATCCTCTGTTGGAGAAAACTCAGCAGACGTCGGCTTTAATTCTGAATTTGCCACCTTTTATGCTTTTGGAAATATAGAATATGAAGATTTCTTTACAGAAGGTCAAGTTTTCTATGGTTCCTGTTTCACAAGTACCAATATCGATGGGATGAGTGCTTACGGGTACGGTAATGTCAGCACTGGACTTTTTGGACAATTTCAAGCTCAAACCGAAGGTATTCTATCTATTTCAATATACTATCAACTATTTGCATCCGTTGAGACCGGCTCAGGGCAGACTGCATCGGCCAATTCTTCGGTTCTTCTTGACATCAACGGAGAGCAGGTTATGGACTCTTATTCAAACACCTCTTCAAATGAAGGTGGCGTAGGAGGTAACAGCGGCTGGGACACCCTATCCATATCCTATGACCTTGATGCTGGACAGATAGTTGATTTCGCAATTCTTACCAGAGGAAATTCATTAACCACAGTACCAATACCTAACTCCATTTTATGTATGGGCACTGGATTTATACTTATCATAGGAATATGCCGACGAAAACAACGTGTTTGATTCCCCATGAATTTTTATGCTTTTCAAAAAAGAAGAAGAAATACAAGGATA
This window contains:
- a CDS encoding IS1380 family transposase, which encodes MNKNISKKLAKRKKKISKKLNKRNWTEQPTPMLKASNIQYEIDGRLQGVAHGGIGLIHMLAKRTGLLKEIDKELELLKRHLPYHESDHIANMAYNILAGGTCLQDIELLRNNEAWLNALDAKLIPDPTTAGDFLRRFSPEDIVTLMDIKNTIRKKIWEKQPQNFKKAAIINIDGTISGTTGECKQGMDISYKGTWGYAPLVVSLEKTREPLYIINRSGNAPSHLGSAQWVDKALDLLEGTFKKLYVRGDTDFSLTTNFDKWDQRCSFIFGMDARSNLVKQANNLSESDWIVFEKPPRSIKTVPRQRPENVKREVVKKRKFKRLETACEHIAEFKYKPGKCRKPYRMIVLRKTINEYKGERLLFDDVRYFFYITNDWKKSAEQLVDFYRKRADHENDIDQLKHGVRAMENPSDSLNANWAYMVIASLAWDLKAWYGLLMPYRALGLSIIRMEFKRFIQTFINIPCLILRSGRAIKYRIIGYNDRLTSMFKYFDFMKTVRVT
- a CDS encoding transglutaminase-like domain-containing protein; the protein is MKEYLKYSDIIDWNNPKILSKAKELSANKSSVVDVAKSCFEWVRDHIKHIGDYNIQTVACSASEVLKSGSGICYAKSHLLAALLRANEIPAGFCYQRLSIDENGASYYLHGLNAVHLPNFGWYRIDSRGNRMGINSQFKPPVEHLAFSIQFEEEIDFSKILSEPLPIIISALKKHQTKDELWSNLPDAQAI
- a CDS encoding IS66 family transposase, which encodes MMVSFISDFSDREHSYKAEIKILNEQIKSLRDQLFGKKTEKIHKDDGQLSLFDTFEPDTPILDEPEEISVPAHNRKKPGRKPLPENLPRIEVIHDLTEEEKLCACGCMKSRCGKEESEQLEIIPAQMRVIRNIRYKYACKNCEGVEDDGPTVSIARMPEQMIPKSITTPGLLAHILTAKFADALPFYRQEKQFQRIGVDIHRSNMCNWAMKVAQACEILLEYMKGEILNGPVINIDETTVQVLKEPKRSKCYMWVFKGGAPDNPIILFQYHPTRSGDVARKFLNGYQGIVQTDGYGAYDFLDHIVGIIHIACWIHARRKFMAVVKAAGNKNGKPTGIAGKALKYISKLYKIEKEARELGLSAEGLYRKRQEQALPILDEFKKWLDAQIEKVPPQSLLGKAINYTLNQWHRLVLYTESGLVMPDNNVVENAIRPFVVGRKNWLFSCTSEGASASACIYSLIETAKANGLEPYWYLKFLFENLPEAMTADEFKALMPQNLDKNLLESNHTTPRQA
- a CDS encoding GNAT family N-acetyltransferase, translating into MKTNDTDFNLRNATNDDIEFIFQLRTQTMKKDFDNTFGWNEDEQWKRAADEIQNAKIVEINQIDVGVIKVIPKTKELHLHQMQILPEYQGQGIGSKLVSQVLDLAENKMVPVTLLVLKGAAAKRIYDRFGFFVINEYENNYMMRWQPKSLYLL
- the tnpB gene encoding IS66 family insertion sequence element accessory protein TnpB (TnpB, as the term is used for proteins encoded by IS66 family insertion elements, is considered an accessory protein, since TnpC, encoded by a neighboring gene, is a DDE family transposase.), whose protein sequence is MFSPTQNLTIHIALGSTDMRKSIDGLSILVSEKLNLDPLSGQMFVFCNRKRNILKILYWDRNGFCLWHKRLEKDYFQWPKSKEQILTIGAKELSWLMDGLSIHQKKAHKSLKYSSVF